In Candidatus Saccharibacteria bacterium, one genomic interval encodes:
- a CDS encoding DUF4446 family protein has protein sequence MERIVLGIALVSLLLSVFAIKKLLDLRAIYNKIFTLNQSGDQTTSLKDQLEQYSSEVNQCLDQLDQLASYTAKLHKQLQTSSQKIGLIRFNPFQDTGGDQSFCLTILDAKDTGYCISSIHTRSGTRVYCKEIQKGKSLHHLSEEEQASIAKAISVKY, from the coding sequence ATGGAAAGAATTGTTCTAGGTATAGCACTTGTGAGCTTATTGCTATCAGTATTTGCAATCAAAAAATTACTTGATCTCAGAGCTATTTATAATAAGATCTTTACTCTTAATCAGTCAGGTGATCAGACGACAAGCCTCAAGGATCAGCTAGAGCAGTACAGTAGTGAAGTCAACCAGTGCCTAGACCAACTCGACCAATTGGCTAGCTATACTGCCAAACTCCACAAACAACTCCAGACTAGCTCTCAAAAGATAGGCCTAATTCGCTTCAACCCTTTCCAAGATACTGGTGGCGATCAAAGCTTTTGCTTGACTATTCTCGATGCCAAAGACACTGGATACTGTATATCTAGCATCCATACTAGATCAGGTACTAGGGTGTATTGCAAAGAAATCCAAAAAGGCAAGAGTCTCCATCATCTTTCAGAAGAAGAACAAGCTTCTATTGCCAAAGCAATCAGTGTAAAATATTAG
- a CDS encoding proline--tRNA ligase yields the protein MRFSKLFAKPSKEVGLDYKVDSHRLLTQAGFIRESSAGRYYLLPLGIRVQHKLTEVIRAEMNMRGAQEIITPVLHSLDLWQETNRDQAAGFELMQVEDRRGARFVLGGTAEEMVVDLIRKFNISYRDLPLNLYQFSMKFRDELRARGGLLRVREFIMKDAYSFHSSEADFANEYQSMSDAYQAIFTKLGLDAHRVESDNGYIGGEYCHEYIVDTDAGESDYLVDQTGSYQAHQDVAVFDKSYDYSSSKPEKITQKSKPQKLNMVEANRGKTMADGVEFHKLSLVNHIKNVAYKTGKNQLVLACIRADLDVNEVKLAHQVDANHIEPLTDQEVIERLGSYPGFISPVDIRENLSEDEELIVIIDDTVAKMVNAASGSNKKNFDYLGINYQRDFLADKVADIALAQSGYIAVSGGQLEGKKGVEVGNIFQLGYHYSTLMDNANYTDQDGDRKPYYMGCYGIGVGRTIATIVELYHDDKGIIWPEIVAPYKYHLISLARSEDDPVYTRTEELYQSMISQGLEVIWDDRLDVRAGEKFADADLIGNPIRLVVSAKTLADNQLELKYRNQDQVEMLNIDQASTSLK from the coding sequence ATGAGATTTTCAAAGTTATTCGCCAAACCAAGTAAAGAGGTTGGGCTGGATTATAAGGTTGATTCACATCGGCTTTTGACCCAAGCAGGATTTATTAGGGAATCTAGTGCTGGAAGGTACTATTTGTTGCCACTTGGTATTAGGGTTCAGCATAAACTGACTGAAGTGATTAGGGCAGAAATGAATATGAGAGGGGCTCAAGAAATCATCACCCCAGTCCTGCATTCATTAGATCTATGGCAAGAGACCAATCGAGATCAGGCGGCAGGTTTTGAACTGATGCAAGTCGAAGATAGGAGGGGGGCAAGATTTGTCTTGGGAGGTACCGCTGAAGAAATGGTGGTAGACCTGATCAGGAAGTTTAATATTAGCTATCGAGATTTGCCACTAAATCTTTACCAATTCTCAATGAAATTTAGAGATGAGCTGAGGGCTAGGGGAGGGTTATTGCGAGTTCGAGAATTTATTATGAAAGATGCCTATTCATTTCATAGTTCTGAGGCTGATTTTGCTAATGAGTATCAATCAATGTCAGATGCCTATCAGGCAATATTCACCAAGCTGGGTCTTGATGCTCATCGTGTGGAGTCCGACAATGGCTACATCGGGGGTGAGTATTGTCATGAATATATCGTTGATACCGATGCTGGAGAAAGTGATTATTTGGTCGACCAAACTGGTTCTTATCAAGCCCATCAGGATGTAGCCGTTTTTGATAAAAGCTATGATTATAGTAGCTCAAAACCAGAGAAAATTACCCAGAAGAGCAAGCCTCAAAAGCTTAATATGGTAGAGGCCAATCGGGGTAAGACAATGGCAGACGGAGTAGAATTCCATAAATTGAGTTTAGTTAATCACATCAAGAATGTTGCCTACAAGACAGGAAAGAATCAGCTCGTACTAGCTTGTATTAGGGCAGATTTAGATGTCAATGAAGTGAAGCTAGCACATCAGGTCGATGCCAACCATATTGAGCCATTGACGGATCAAGAAGTAATTGAGCGGCTAGGTAGTTATCCAGGCTTCATTTCTCCAGTAGATATCAGGGAGAATTTATCAGAAGATGAAGAGTTAATAGTTATTATTGATGATACTGTGGCCAAGATGGTTAATGCTGCCAGCGGGTCAAACAAAAAGAACTTTGATTATCTGGGTATCAATTATCAGCGTGATTTTCTAGCTGATAAAGTCGCAGATATCGCCCTAGCTCAGTCGGGGTATATTGCAGTTTCCGGAGGACAGCTTGAAGGTAAGAAGGGTGTGGAGGTTGGTAATATTTTTCAGTTGGGGTATCACTATTCGACATTAATGGATAATGCTAATTATACTGATCAGGATGGAGACAGAAAGCCATACTATATGGGGTGTTATGGGATAGGGGTTGGAAGAACAATTGCCACAATTGTTGAGCTATATCATGATGATAAGGGAATAATTTGGCCTGAAATTGTAGCTCCATACAAATATCATCTGATTTCGTTAGCCAGGAGTGAGGATGACCCTGTTTATACTAGAACAGAAGAATTATATCAGTCGATGATTAGTCAAGGCTTGGAGGTGATTTGGGATGATCGATTGGATGTTCGGGCAGGAGAGAAGTTTGCCGATGCTGATCTGATCGGTAACCCAATTCGCTTGGTAGTTAGCGCTAAAACTCTGGCCGATAATCAACTTGAGCTCAAATATCGCAATCAAGATCAGGTAGAGATGTTAAATATTGATCAGGCTTCTACTTCTTTGAAGTGA
- a CDS encoding ABC transporter ATP-binding protein — MNSRLLANFWHTVRRNMSTIVTIFLSCTIVSIWTIFRFLSQPINFDLIGQQLLARHWLSGYTEGVLTAPTNYIFKIFVFYMPAEIFNLDPTLFLILSTLLINILTIIGIYYILYRILKKFSIDPGMYFNMMFLWISTIAGSVFWIQFSNSRNLEIVAGLGIIYLGIRCYEGKSLVSLIPFVIYLALVFFSDPMQIYVSGTILAAYIILDSLFLDRRNKKSAIKVLIVILIAFLLSLAIQLFARKFFGIVFFKVGSLNQSLDVLNNLSPAIKQTIRNILDIFSGTEEMGRWRRRLNNVFTLYLFAMTVWLYIRYKLYSHNRKLMVLIVLALVFPVAIYFASGQPLLPGTSRYLIMLFPGLIMLIATLEAVPKQSLIAIFTVVILVNSYGLIRSLAGVSNNRLEGIDVLERRYDYIVGSDFSYGYADMSTAIPAEYFFGRDSDKVIFPLDCRDNKLYKVNLFFDKGVFDKIEDRDKKTSIIVGKELIRGPLSDCGVEDIKNQLGEWSDIEELGDGDLALIYPSQVMTKLTF, encoded by the coding sequence ATGAATTCAAGATTGTTAGCAAATTTTTGGCATACTGTAAGGCGAAATATGTCTACTATAGTGACAATTTTTTTAAGCTGTACAATAGTTTCAATTTGGACAATCTTTAGATTTCTTTCTCAGCCTATAAACTTTGATTTGATAGGGCAACAATTATTAGCTAGGCATTGGCTTAGTGGCTATACTGAGGGTGTCTTAACTGCACCTACAAACTATATATTCAAGATTTTTGTATTTTATATGCCAGCGGAGATATTCAATCTAGATCCAACGTTATTTTTGATCTTGTCTACATTGTTGATCAATATCTTAACCATAATCGGCATCTACTATATCCTCTATAGAATCTTAAAAAAGTTTAGTATTGATCCTGGGATGTATTTTAATATGATGTTTCTATGGATATCTACTATAGCAGGATCGGTGTTTTGGATACAATTTTCGAATTCAAGAAACCTAGAGATTGTTGCTGGTCTTGGTATTATCTATCTCGGGATTAGGTGTTATGAGGGTAAGTCTCTAGTATCCTTGATTCCTTTTGTAATCTACTTAGCTCTGGTATTTTTCTCAGATCCTATGCAGATCTATGTATCGGGTACAATACTAGCTGCCTATATAATACTAGATAGCCTCTTCCTTGATAGACGGAATAAAAAATCAGCGATCAAGGTCTTGATCGTGATACTAATAGCCTTCTTGTTGAGTTTAGCTATTCAGCTTTTTGCAAGAAAATTTTTTGGTATAGTTTTTTTCAAGGTTGGATCATTGAATCAAAGCTTGGATGTCTTAAATAATCTTAGCCCTGCAATAAAGCAAACCATTAGGAATATCCTTGATATTTTTTCAGGTACCGAGGAAATGGGCAGGTGGAGACGGCGTCTCAATAATGTCTTCACATTATATTTATTTGCTATGACGGTATGGCTATATATCAGATACAAACTGTATAGCCATAATAGGAAGCTGATGGTATTGATAGTATTGGCATTGGTTTTTCCTGTAGCTATATATTTTGCGAGTGGACAGCCTCTTTTGCCTGGAACATCAAGATATTTGATCATGCTATTTCCGGGATTGATTATGTTGATAGCTACCTTGGAGGCAGTGCCAAAGCAGAGCTTGATAGCAATATTTACAGTCGTAATATTGGTTAATAGTTACGGATTAATTCGGTCGCTGGCTGGGGTTAGTAATAATAGATTGGAGGGAATTGATGTCCTAGAGAGACGATACGATTATATTGTTGGTAGTGATTTTAGCTATGGATATGCTGATATGAGCACGGCCATCCCTGCAGAATATTTTTTTGGTAGGGATTCAGATAAGGTGATTTTCCCACTTGATTGTCGGGACAATAAGCTATACAAGGTCAATTTATTTTTTGACAAAGGAGTATTTGATAAGATAGAAGATCGGGACAAGAAAACATCAATCATTGTTGGCAAGGAGTTAATCAGGGGACCACTCAGTGATTGCGGTGTTGAGGATATAAAAAACCAGCTTGGAGAATGGTCTGACATTGAGGAATTGGGTGATGGAGATTTGGCTTTGATTTACCCTAGTCAGGTGATGACAAAATTAACTTTTTAG
- a CDS encoding polymer-forming cytoskeletal protein: MLFRKKLQNHKVSQQTAVLFETVLGDNLESEGNLYSDTDIVINSKFRGQIKTTGKLTVEQNAEVDGEIQAQDLIVVGKLSGKATINGQSILLSTAITNANIRTGTLRVETGAILIGKISTAVVGK; this comes from the coding sequence ATGTTATTTAGAAAAAAGCTCCAAAACCATAAAGTATCCCAGCAAACAGCTGTCTTATTTGAGACAGTCCTTGGTGACAATCTCGAAAGTGAGGGAAATCTATATAGTGATACTGATATAGTGATCAATTCCAAATTTCGAGGTCAGATCAAAACGACTGGCAAACTAACTGTGGAACAAAATGCAGAAGTAGACGGCGAGATCCAGGCTCAGGATTTGATCGTAGTTGGCAAACTCAGTGGCAAAGCGACAATCAATGGTCAATCTATCCTACTTAGTACAGCTATCACCAATGCTAATATCCGTACTGGCACATTAAGGGTCGAAACTGGTGCAATATTAATCGGCAAAATCTCTACTGCCGTGGTAGGTAAATAA